One window from the genome of Eleginops maclovinus isolate JMC-PN-2008 ecotype Puerto Natales chromosome 15, JC_Emac_rtc_rv5, whole genome shotgun sequence encodes:
- the LOC134877270 gene encoding uncharacterized protein C14orf132-like: MDLSFMAAQIPMMTGVFMDSSPIDDDSTDHSLFTSSSSVHAASMAAQSQPEEPPQSMSGDAIWLWIAITATIGNIVVLCVVYALTF; the protein is encoded by the coding sequence ATTCCAATGATGACGGGGGTCTTCATGGACTCATCTCCTATTGATGACGACAGCACCGACCATTCTCTGTTCACTTCTTCTTCCAGCGTCCATGCTGCCTCCATGGCAGCTCAAAGCCAGCCTGAGGAACCCCCCCAGTCCATGTCCGGGGACGCCATTTGGCTCTGGATAGCCATCACTGCCACCATTGGGAACATTGTAGTCCTGTGCGTAGTTTACGCACTCACATTCTGA